From Synchiropus splendidus isolate RoL2022-P1 chromosome 10, RoL_Sspl_1.0, whole genome shotgun sequence, the proteins below share one genomic window:
- the pikfyve gene encoding 1-phosphatidylinositol 3-phosphate 5-kinase isoform X4 has protein sequence MAADDKSSSSSSTEWNVEPPTTSPASPSHLTHFKPLTPEQDDPPLRSAYSSFVNLFRFNNKEEGRPPSTVPEKPDVPSPSPQSERRSWSTSPSPSLYGARQRKQHSDQLRRTSSASDGSRKSDTPLSNHDPRTAVQLRTVLKRLKEIMEGKSQDSDLKQYWMPDSQCKECYDCHEKFTTFRRRHHCRLCGQIFCSRCCNQEIPGKFMGYTGDLRACTYCRKIALSYAHSAESGSIGEDLSVLSDSCSVSVLEPSEPRTPVGGRKASRNIFLEEDLAWQRKTPIGMRKTMIHQEPQNSGLSRLSTLKEDIGKSPARKRSASVTNLSLDRAGASMVPSYNSSVSPPTSRAMSGTKSGGKLDHSEEERKSILDSSQLKDLWKKICHNSTGMEFQDHRYWLRTYPNCIVGKELVNWLLRNGTMSTRAQAIAIGQALVDGRWLDCVTHHDQLFRDEYALYRPLQSTEFSETPSPDSDSLNSLEGHSEPSWFKDIKFDDSDTEQLADETNYTMLNSASPSKRTSVSSFQSVMDSDSAASINLNMEQNNVNFHIKKQSKYPHVPASSEQKAEILVSEDGGQNIVISDAFIKESLFNRRVEEKAKELLFTPLGWHHSSLDQLREENGEKKAMERLLSANHSHMMALLQQLLYSESLSLSWRDIIVPVVCQVVQTVRPDVRNCDDDMDIRQLVHVKKIPGGRKFDSGVVNGFVCTKNIAHKKMNAYIKNPKILLLKCSIEYLYREETKFTCIDPIVLQEREFLKNYVQRIVDVRPNLVLVEKTVSRIAQDMLLEHGITLVINVKPQVLERVSRMTQGDLVMSMDQLLTKPRLGTCHKFYMQPFTLANNNVKTLMFFEGCAPHLGCSIKLRGAAEYELARVKEILMLMLCVAYHSQLEISFLMDEFAMPPSLTQSTSLPCLLESTSAVEDTEEERDTLTDDTTAEADTDVSTVVAPPEGEGFSHESLFLPEEKDKPKPKSSSVQSEEAGESLTSSPFSSFPDPSLLVSPPFLMEEDLHSNSEKEEVREESLEDEDASSMPTPRLFRDPLQDDTGLFVAEQVASSDDRLKSIAAVFKQELKDIILCISPFITFKEPFLLTPVGMHCPSRDYFPEQVYLSLLLDKDYKELDGRRKRLLLKDSPPSSLIGQQINGGVKQKPIDVLPCHSLTSTRIVDQLSNNQDLAKMLAEYRAKGGRIRQREASDPFNASQNLTNGHGRAEEQKQPVKADSEEEKPNKQNDISWAPKLDCLNPVNHQRLCVLFSSSSAQSSNSPNPCVSPWIVTMEFYGKNDLSLGVFLERYCFRPSYQCPSIFCETPMVHHIRRFVHGNGCVQIVLKELDSPVPGYQHTILNYSWCRICKQVTPVVPLSNDSWAMSFAKYLELRFYGHQYTRRANAEPCGHSIHQDYHQYFSYNQMVASFSYISVRLLEICLPRPKIFIRNLGPSKSNLQQDLKDFSQKVSQVYVAIDDRLTSLKTDTFSKTREEKMEDLFAQKDMEEAELRSWIEKLQARLQSCVLDSPQQLQTVLESLVMKKQSLCEMLQSWNNRLQELFQQEKGRKRLSVPPSPGRHRQTNDESKNALDSSPRNSSPVVQNGDKEDRYLNTIPSTSSLLPSPGELGAEPMTPCPSFTEQDSVSLPEDVFDGHLLGSTDSQVKEKSTMKAILANFLPGNSFNPIPFPFDPDKHYLMQEHERVPIAVCEKEPSSIIAFALSCKEYKTALEELSKDSNVAVEESPGVSARSSPARPSESASSQPSRSSMDTDPLKDADLADKQKKVTQNPHIELQFSDANAKFYCRIYYAEEFHKMREEIMESSEEDFIRSLSHCVNWQARGGKSGAVFYATEDDRFILKQMPRLEVQSFLDFAPHYFTYITGAVQQKRPTALAKILGVYRIGYKNSQNNTEKKLDLLVMENLFYGRKMAQVFDLKGSLRNRNVKTDTGKESCEVVLLDENLLKLIHDNPLYIRSHCKSVLRAAIHSDAYFLSSHFIIDYSLLVGRDDATDQLVVGIIDYIRTFTWDKKIEMVVKYTGILGGQGKMPTVVSPDLYRTRFCEAMDKYFLMVPDHWTGLGMNC, from the exons ATGGCAGCCGACGACAagtcctcatcttcctcttcgaCAGAATGGAACGTCGAGCCACCTACTACATCACCTGCGAGCCCATCCCATCTGACCCACTTCAAACCACTCACCCCTGAGCAGGATGACCCCCCCCTCCGCTCAGCGTACAGTTCTTTTGTCAACCTGTTTCGCTTCAACAACAAAG AGGAGGGACGTCCCCCATCAACTGTTCCAGAAAAGCCAGACGTGCCATCCCCTTCTCCTCAGTCAGAGAGGAGAAGCTGGTCCACCAGTCCTTCCCCCTCACTCTACGGCGCAAGACAGAGAAAGCAACATTCCGATCAACTTCGGCGCACATCCTCGGCATCAG ATGGCAGCCGCAAGTCAGACACGCCACTGAGCAACCACGACCCTCGAACTGCTGTGCAGCTTCGCACTGTTCTGAAGAGGTTAAAAGAGATAATGGAGGGGAAAAGCCAG GACAGCGATCTCAAGCAGTACTGGATGCCAGACAGCCAGTGTAAAGAGTGCTACGACTGCCACGAGAAGTTCACCACCTTCCGTCGGCGGCACCACTGCAGACTGTGTGGCCAGATCTTCTGCAGCCGCTGTTGCAACCAGGAAATCCCTGGGAAGTTTATGGGCTACACAG GAGACCTCCGGGCGTGTACATACTGCCGCAAAATTGCCCTCAGCTACGCTCACTCAGCTGAGTCCGGCTCCATCGGTGAGGACCTGAGCGTGTTGTCGGACTCCTGCTCTGTGTCGGTGTTGGAGCCCAGCGAACCTCGGACGCCAGTGGGAGGGCGTAAAGCTAGTCGCAACATCTTCCTAGAGGAAGACCTGGCCTGGCAGAG AAAAACTCCTATTGGGATGAGAAAAAC tatgaTTCACCAGGAGCCTCAGAACAGTGGACTTTCCAGGTTGTCGACACTCAAAGAAGACATTGGGAAGTCTCCAGCTCGGAAGAG GTCTGCCAGCGTAACTAATCTTTCCCTTGATCGGGCCGGAGCCTCCATGGTGCCTTCCTACAACAGCTCAGTTAGTCCGCCAACAAGTCGAGCCATGTCGGGGACCAAGAGTGGAGGCAAGCTGGACCACAGCGAGGAGGAACGGAAGAGTATCCTG GACTCATCTCAGTTGAAGGACTTGTGGAAGAAGATATGCCACAACAGCACAGGGATGGAGTTTCAGGACCACAGATACTGGCTGAGGACGTACCCCAACTGCATTGTGGGGAAAGAACTAGTGAACTGGCTGCTTAGGAATGGCACCATGTCCACAAG GGCCCAGGCCATTGCCATTGGTCAAGCTTTAGTGGACGGCCGCTGGCTGGACTGTGTCACTCATCATGACCAACTATTCAGAGATGAATATGCTCTCTATCGGCCTTTGCAG AGTACAGAGTTCTCAGAAACGCCGTCTCCAGACAGCGACAGCCTAAACTCGCTGGAGGGCCATTCTGAGCCGTCCTGGTTCAAGGACATCAAATTTGATGACAGCGACACAGAGCAGCTGGCCGATGAAACCAATTACACAATGCTGA acTCTGCCAGCCCCAGTAAGAGGACATCCGTCAGCAGTTTCCAGTCAGTGATGGACAGTGACTCAGCGGCCTCCATCAACCTCAACATGGAGCAAAACAATGTCAATTTCCACATCAAGAAACAATCCAAATACCCACACGTGCCTGCTTCTTCAGAACAGAAAG CTGAAATCCTGGTGTCTGAGGACGGGGGACAGAACATTGTCATCAGCGATGCCTTCATCAAAG AATCTCTGTTCAACCGCCGTGTGGAGGAGAAGGCTAAGGAGCTGCTCTTCACTCCACTGGGGTGGCACCACAGCTCTCTGGACCAGCTCCGAGAGGAGAACGGAGAGAAGAAGGCCATGGAGAGGCTCCT CTCTGCCAACCACAGCCACATGATggcgctcctgcagcagctgctgtacagtgagtctctgtctctctcctggaGGGACATCATTGTCCCCGTGGTCTGCCAGGTGGTCCAGACAGTGCGGCCTGATGTCCGAAACTGTGACGACGACATGGACATACGCCAGCTGGTTCATGTGAAGAAG ATTCCGGGCGGTCGCAAGTTCGACTCCGGTGTGGTTAATGGATTTGTTTGCACAAAGAACATCGCCCACAAAAAG ATGAATGCCTATATCAAGAACCCCAAGATTCTGTTGCTGAAATGTTCCATAGAGTATCTTTACCGAGAGGAGACCAAGTTCACCTGCATCGACCCCATCGTGCTCCAG GAGCGGGAGTTTCTTAAAAACTACGTCCAGCGCATCGTGGATGTTCGGCCCAACCTGGTGCTGGTGGAGAAGACGGTGTCTCGGATCGCTCAGGACATGCTGCTGGAACACGGCATCACTCTCGTCATCAACGTCAAACCT CAAGTTCTGGAGCGGGTGAGCCGAATGACCCAGGGTGACCTGGTGATGTCCATGGACCAACTCCTGACCAAACCTCGCCTTGGGACCTGCCACAAGTTCTATATGCAGCCGTTCACTTTAGCCAATA ACAATGTGAAGACTCTGATGTTCTTCGAGGGCTGTGCTCCTCACCTGGGATGTTCGATCAAGCTGCGGGGCGCCGCGGAATACGAGCTGGCCAGAGTGAAGGAGATCCTGATGCTGATGTTGTGCGTGGCCTACCACTCACAGCTTGAAATCTCCTTCCTCATGGATGAGTTTGCCATGCCGCCCAGTTTGACCCAGTCCACCTCCCTGCCCTGCCTGCTGGAGAGCACCTCAGCCGTTGAGGACACCgaagaggagagagacacaCTCACAGATGACACGACTGCGGAGGCTGATACTGATGTCTCTACCGTGGTGGCCCCGCCTGAAGGCGAAGGCTTCTCTCACGAGTCTCTGTTCCTACCTGAAGAAAAGGACAAGCCGAAGCCTAAATCCTCTTCTGTGCAGTCAGAGGAAGCCGGAGAGTCTTTAACCTCATCGCCGTTCTCCAGCTTTCCGGACCCCTCGCTCCTCGTCTCCCCACCCTTCCTCATGGAGGAGGACCTGCATTCGAATTCTGAGAAAGAGGAAGTCCGGGAAGAGTCCCTGGAGGATGAGGACGCTTCATCGATGCCAACACCCAGATTGTTCCGTGACCCTCTGCAGGATGACACGGGACTGTTTGTGGCCGAGCAGGTGGCTTCTTCTGATGACCGCCTCAAGTCCATCGCCGCTGTTTTCAAGCAGGAACTGAAGGATATCATCCTCTGTATCTCGCCGTTTATTACCTTCAAGGAACCATTTCTTCTGACTCCAGTTGGCATGCACTGCCCCAGCCGGGATTACTTTCCTGAGCAG GTTTACCTCTCTCTGCTGTTGGACAAAGACTACAAGGAGCTGGACGGGCGCAGAAAGCGCCTCCTCCTCAAAGActcccctccttcctccctgATTGGCCAGCAGATAAACGGCGGCGTGAAACAAAAGCCCATTGACGTCCTCCCCTGTCACAGCCTGACCAGCACTCGCATCGTGGATCAGCTGAGTAACAACCAGGATCTGGCCAAGATGCTCGCCGAGTACAGAGCCAAGGGCGGCCGGATTAGGCAACGAGAAGCGAGCGACCCGTTCAACGCCTCACAGAATCTGACCAACGGGCACGGCAGGGCTGaagagcagaagcagccagtgaAGGCCGACAGTGAAGAGGAGAAGCCGAACAAACAGAATGACATCAGCTGGGCGCCAAAG CTGGACTGCCTCAACCCGGTGAACCATCAGAGACTGTGTGTTCTGTTCAGCAGTTCGTCCGCTCAGTCCAGCAACTCCCCAAACCCCTGCGTCAGCCCTTG GATCGTCACCATGGAGTTTTACGGCAAGAACGACCTCTCTCTTGGCGTCTTCTTGGAGAGATACTGTTTTCG TCCTTCCTACCAGTGCCCCAGCATCTTCTGTGAGACCCCCATGGTTCATCACATCCGCCGCTTTGTGCACGGCAACGGTTGCGTGCAGATCGTGCTGAAGGAGCTGGACTCTCCTGTCCCCGGTTACCAGCACACCATCCTCAACTACTCCTGGTGCCGCATCTGCAAACAG GTCACTCCGGTGGTTCCTCTCTCGAACGACTCGTGGGCCATGTCCTTTGCCAAGTACCTGGAGCTGCGTTTCTATGGTCACCAGTACACCAGGAGAGCCAACGCCGAGCCTTGCGGTCACTCCATTCACCAAGATTACCACCAGTATTTCTCCTACAACCAGATGGTGGCGTCGTTCAG TTATATTTCCGTGCGACTGTTGGAGATTTGCCTTCCTCGACCAAAGATCTTCATCAGGAATTTGGGGCCCAGCAAGAGCAACCTGCAACAGGACCTCAAGGACTTCTCTCAAAA AGTGTCTCAGGTGTACGTGGCTATAGACGACCGTCTGACTTCCCTGAAGACTGACACCTTCAGTAAGACGcgagaggagaagatggaggaccTGTTTGCTCAGAAAGAT atggaggaggcagagctgcGCAGCTGGATCGAGAAGCTGCAGGCGCGACTGCAGTCCTGTGTTCTAGACTCGCCGCAGCAGCTCCAGACAGTGCTGGAGTCACTGGTGATGAAGAAGCAGAGCCTGTGTGAGATGCTGCAGTCGTGGAACAACAG GCTGCAGGAGCTGTTCCAGCAGGAGAAGGGCCGGAAGCGGCTGTCAGTGCCACCCAGCCCGGGCCGACACCGGCAGACCAACGACGAGAGCAAG AACGCCCTGGACTCTTCGCCCCGGAACTCCTCGCCCGTGGTCCAGAATGGTGACAAAG AGGATCGCTACCTGAACACCATCCCGTCCACATCCTCCCTGCTGCCGTCGCCTGGGGAGCTGGGAGCCGAACCCATGACGCCCTGCCCTTCCTTCACAGAGCAGGACTCCGTCAGCCTCCCGGAGG ATGTTTTTGACGGACACTTGCTGGGCTCCACTGACAGCCAGGTGAAGGAGAAGTCCACCATGAAGGCCATCCTCGCCAACTTCCTGCCGGGGAACAGCTTCAACCCCATCCCCTTCCCCTT tgatcCCGACAAACACTACCTGATGCAGGAGCACGAGCGTGTGCCCATTGCCGTATGTGAGAAGGAGCCCAGCTCCATCATCGCCTTTGCTCTCAG TTGTAAGGAGTACAAGACGGCGCTGGAGGAACTGTCGAAGGACTCGAACGTGGCGGTGGAGGAGTCTCCCGGCGTCAG CGCCAGGAGCAGCCCGGCCAGACCGAGCGAGTCGGCTTCATCCCAGCCGAGCCGCTCCAGCATGGACACGGATCCGCTCA AGGATGCAGACCTGGCGGACAAGCAGAAGAAGGTCACCCAGAACCCTCACATCGAGCTGC AGTTCTCCGACGCCAACGCCAAGTTCTACTGCCGGATCTACTATGCCGAGGAGTTCCACAAGATGCGTGAGGAGATCATGGAGAGCTCGGAGGAGGACTTCATCCGCTCGCTCTCCCACTGTGTCAACTGGCAGGCCAGAGGAGGGAAGTCTGGAGCTGTTTTCTACGCCACAGAAG ATGACCGGTTCATCCTGAAGCAGATGCCTCGACTGGAAGTCCAGTCCTTCCTGGACTTCGCGCCGCACTACTTCACCTACATCACTGGAGCCGTGCAGCAGAAA aGGCCGACGGCGCTGGCCAAGATTCTGGGTGTTTACCGCATCGGCTACAAGAACTCGCAGAACAACACGGAGAAGAAGCTGGACCTGCTGGTGATGGAGAACCTGTTTTACGGGAGGAAGATGGCTCAG GTGTTCGACCTGAAAGGCTCTTTGAGGAATCGGAATGTGAAGACCGACACGGGGAAGGAGAGCTGCGAGGTGGTTCTGCTGGACGAGAACCTCCTGAAGCTGATCCATGACAACCCTCTTTACATCCGCTCGCACTGCAAGTCGGTGCTGCGCGCCGCCATTCACAGCGACGCCTACTTCCTGTCCAGCCATTTCATCATCGATTACTCCCTGCTGGTGGGACGAGACGACGCCACCGACCAGCTGGTGGTCGGGATCATCG ATTACATCCGGACGTTCACTTGGGACAAGAAAATCGAGATGGTGGTGAAATACACTGGAATCCTGGGGGGTCAAG GTAAGATGCCCACGGTAGTCTCCCCCGACCTGTACCGCACTCGCTTCTGCGAGGCCATGGACAAGTACTTCCTGATGGTTCCGGACCACTGGACCGGCCTGGGAATGAACTGCTGA